The following proteins come from a genomic window of Kwoniella shandongensis chromosome 7, complete sequence:
- a CDS encoding gamma-glutamyltransferase, protein MAPLDFSRLHPSHEPQFAHFPSRRSTVFSTKGAIATSQPLACQAGLEILNKGGNAADAAVATAAALNVCEPTCTDIFCLYYDAKTKTVRGVNGSGKAPKALTLEYLRSQGITGDTIPLTNLNSVTCPGAPAGWIKTVSEFGSGKLTLREILDPAIRLAREGVPEHELNSNQWQLSEKLIKNASPNWKEMMMPDGNPPLPSHVMTHPELADTFEAVAEHGREGFYKGRIAQAIVDLVQSGGGLMTLEDLAECDAEVVEPIKYDFKVGEAGDQGVSLWECPPNGQGITALVALGIIEQVELQHGLDILELDHNSTQYLHILIEALRLAFAARYYVTDPEVEHVPIKELLSKEYLAKRAALIDLTKSSTVVHGSPINSSDTVYLATADKDGNSCSFIASNYAGFGTGAIPKGCGFTLQNRGSGFTLREGHPNNVKGGKRPYHTIIPAMVTQNEELLMSYGVMGGFMQPQGHLQVLLNKLRGFSSQASLDAPRFCISAGLPDAGTANASSAGDINSEIWFEEGIPDEVVAELRAMGHDCEVATGFKRKIAGKGQIIQRVVDPNGRRVWSCGSDLRGDGCAVGQI, encoded by the exons ATGGCACCTCTCGACTTCTCTCGacttcatccttctcacgaACCGCAATTCGCTCATTTCccatcgaggagatcgacagTCTTCTCCACAAAAGGAGCTATTGCGACATCTCAGCCGTTGG CCTGTCAAGCAGGTTTAGAGATCCTGAATAAAGGTGGAAATGCAG CCGATGCTGCTGTCGCTACTGCTGCGGCTTTAAACGTCTGCGAGCCAACTTGTACCG ACATCTTCTGCCTTTACTACGATGCCAAGACCAAAACCGTTCGAGGAGTCAATGGTTCGGGTAAAGCTCCCAAAGCTCTTACACTCGAATATCTGCGGTCTCAAGGTATCACAGGCGACACG ATCCCCCTGACCAACCTCAATTCGGTCACTTGTCCCGGTGCTCCAGCCGGATGGATCAAGACCGTCTCCGAGTTCGGTTCTGGTAAACTCACACTGAGAGAGATCTTGGATCCTGCGATCAGACTCGCACGAGAAGGTGTACCAGAGCACGAGTTGAATAGTAATCAG TGGCAGCTCTCAgagaagttgatcaagaATGCATCGCCGAACtggaaaga GATGATGATGCCCGATGGA aaccctccacttccatctcacGTTATGACTCATCCAGAGCTCGCCGATACATTCGAAGCTGTTGCTGAGCATGGACGTGAAGGATTCTACAAAGGTCGAATTGCGCAAG CCATCGTCGACTTGGTCCAGTCCGGTGGTGGATTGATGACCCTTGAAGATCTTGCCGAGTGTGATGCGGAAGTGGTCGAACCCATCAAGTACGATTTCAAAGTCGGTGAAGCGGGTGATCAAGGTGTTTCGTtgtgggag TGTCCACCAAATGGTCAAGGTATCACAGCGCTCGTGGCATTGGGTATTATCGAGCAAGTTGAGCTTCAACATGGACTAGATatcctcgagctcgaccacAACTCGACTCAGTACCTCCATATCTTGATCGAAGCTTTGAGACTCGCTtttgcag CACGGTACTACGTCACTGATCCCGAGGTCGAACACGTTCCCATCAAGGAACTCCTCAGCAAG GAATACCTTGCCAAGCGAGCGGCCCTGATCGACCTTACAAAGTCAAGCACTGTCGTTCATGGCTCCCCTATCAACTCGTCCGATACAGTATATCTCGCTACTGCAGACAAGGATGGGAACAGTTGTTCTTTCATTGCGTCAAACTATGCCG GCTTCGGGACAGGTGCTATCCCCAAGGGATGTGGTTTCACCCTCCAGAACCGAGGATCAGGTTTCACACTTCGTGAAGGCCATCCTAACAATGTCAAGGGTGGCAAGAGACCTTATCACACTATCATCCCTGCGATGGTGACGCAGAACGAAGAGCTATTGATGTCGTACGGTGTGatgggagg ATTCATGCAGCCTCAAGGCCATCTGCAAGTATTACTTAACAAGCTTCGTGGATTCTCATCACAAGCATCGCTTGACGCTCCTCGATTCTGTATCTCGGCAGGTCTGCCAGATGCGGGTACTGCGAACGCGTCGAGTGCGGGCGATATCAATAGTGAAATCTGGTTCGAGGAAGGGATCCCTGACGAGGTCGTAGCAGAattgagag CCATGGGTCACGATTGCGAAGTTGCCACTGGATTCAAACGCAAGATTGCAGGAAAAGGTCAGATCATACAACGTGTGGTAGATCCAAATGGAAGGAGAGTATGGTCTTGCGGATCAGATCTGAGAGGTGATGGATGTGCTGTTGGACAGATCTGA
- a CDS encoding 40S ribosomal uS12 domain-containing protein: MGYIIVLFASPRSLARSLFSKTLNDSHFVPFAFRISSLNPLHLPTANKPRGLQAARKLRTTRRENRWADKNYKKRALGKFYKTSPTGGSSHAKGIVLEKVGVEAKQPNSAIRKCVRVQLIKNGKKVTAFVPNDGCLNFTDENDEVLISGFGRRGKAKGDIPGVRFKVVKVSGVGLLALWKEKKEKPRS, encoded by the exons ATGGGTT ATATTatcgtcctcttcgcctcccctcgctcgctcgctcgctcgctaTTCTCGAAAACTCTCAATGATTCGCATTTCGTCCCCTTCGCCTTTCGAATATCCTCATTGAACCCACTCCATTTGCCCACAGCCAACAAGCCTCGAGGTCTTCAAGCCGCCCGAAAGCTCCGAACTACCCGAAGGGAGAACCGATGGGCGGACAAGAACTACAAGAAGAGGGCTCTTGGTAAATTCTACAAGACCTCCCCTACCGGTGGTTCTTCCCACGCCAAGGGTATCGtcctcgagaag GTCGGTGTCGAGGCCAAGCAGCCCAACTCTGCTATCCGAAAGTGTGTCCGTGTCCAACTTATCAAGAACGGTAAGAAGGTCACCGCTTTCGTCCCCAATGACGGTTGTTTGAACTTC accgacgagaacgacgaggtcCTCATCTCCGGTttcggtcgacgaggaaaggCTAAGGGTGATATTCCCGGTGTCCGATTCAAGGTCGTCAAGGTTTCTGGTGTCGGTCTCCTCGCTctctggaaggagaagaa GGAGAAGCCTAGGTCGTAA